From the Priestia koreensis genome, one window contains:
- a CDS encoding aldo/keto reductase, whose protein sequence is MTSKHLQDYTILHNGVHMPWFGLGVYKVEEGQTAVDAVRMAIQHGYRSIDTASFYKNEESVGKGIRESGIPREELFITTKVWNTEQGYEETLSAFDQSLTKLGLDYIDLYLIHWPVKDTFKETWRALEKLYKDEKVRAIGVSNFNINHLERLLEDAKVKPMVNQVEYHPLLSQEELHQYCKENGIQLEAWSPLMRGQLLENPVLVDIANKYSKSTAQVVLRWDLQNGVVTIPKSTKETRIIENASIFDFQLTDDEMKRISNLNENKRSGTDPATFD, encoded by the coding sequence ATGACAAGCAAGCATCTACAGGATTATACAATTTTACATAACGGTGTACATATGCCATGGTTTGGTTTAGGGGTTTATAAGGTAGAAGAGGGGCAAACTGCGGTTGATGCAGTGAGGATGGCGATTCAACATGGTTATCGAAGCATTGACACAGCCTCCTTTTATAAAAATGAAGAAAGCGTTGGAAAGGGTATTCGTGAAAGCGGTATACCGAGAGAAGAGTTATTCATCACAACAAAGGTGTGGAATACGGAGCAGGGATATGAGGAAACGCTCTCTGCTTTTGACCAAAGCTTAACTAAGCTAGGTCTTGATTACATCGATCTTTATTTAATTCATTGGCCAGTGAAAGACACGTTCAAAGAAACGTGGCGAGCGCTTGAAAAGCTCTACAAAGATGAAAAAGTGCGCGCAATCGGTGTAAGTAACTTCAATATAAATCACCTCGAACGTTTGCTTGAGGATGCAAAAGTAAAGCCGATGGTCAATCAGGTCGAGTATCATCCGTTACTATCACAAGAGGAGCTTCATCAGTATTGCAAGGAGAACGGTATTCAGCTTGAAGCATGGTCACCGCTTATGCGAGGACAGCTGCTCGAGAACCCGGTACTAGTAGACATCGCAAATAAATATAGCAAATCCACTGCTCAAGTTGTGCTACGGTGGGATCTTCAAAATGGCGTTGTAACCATCCCAAAATCAACGAAGGAGACGCGCATTATCGAAAATGCGTCGATTTTCGATTTTCAGTTAACAGATGACGAAATGAAGCGTATTTCAAATTTAAATGAAAACAAACGCTCTGGAACAGATCCAGCAACGTTTGATTAA
- the murJ gene encoding murein biosynthesis integral membrane protein MurJ has translation MKKFKATAIWSILLALVLKVSGLARESIVAKEFGASADTTAYYLAFSFITLATAMFSTGFNNVFLPMYVQRRKQGEDVSDRNANSLLNITIVIFGVISVLGWLYAKWFVPIIFPGMSKTVEPVAVHVTQIFFIFMIPIVLSVLLDSYLQSRRIFVPSQSSKLIATFMAIVFAILFSHTWGIDAVAYGFVIGTLIGVVIQFLYLVKSDYKWKLEFNMDKEFKKAFVLLLIPSLLNSAVGQVNFLVNKSFAAGTFDAAVTYLNNASMIVSIPTAIYSTTIVAMIFTLMSEQTQDKKAFGDTFYRGMEMSTVALLPISIGLILAGDSVISFIYERGKFTAENTHGTYMALIWYTPTIFFQGMQLILSKSMYAKGKTSTVFRISVTTIVLNLVLNWLLVDRFGYLALAFAASAVSVYFFVVSMIVVYKDLGKDEFKRFMRMMPKVLIPGAIMGLAVAAVKYLLPIGNLYSLIQLCILGLVGVIVYAVALKLINPTAFHRLVGLSKRRKK, from the coding sequence ATGAAAAAATTTAAAGCAACGGCCATTTGGTCCATTCTTCTCGCTTTAGTGCTAAAAGTGTCAGGTCTTGCTCGAGAATCCATCGTTGCAAAAGAGTTTGGAGCATCAGCAGATACGACCGCTTATTACTTGGCGTTCTCATTTATTACATTAGCAACCGCAATGTTCTCTACCGGTTTTAACAATGTGTTTTTACCGATGTATGTACAAAGACGAAAGCAGGGAGAAGACGTATCAGATCGAAATGCAAATAGTCTTTTAAACATTACGATTGTCATCTTCGGTGTAATCAGTGTTCTAGGCTGGTTGTATGCAAAATGGTTTGTGCCAATTATTTTTCCTGGCATGTCAAAAACCGTTGAACCAGTCGCTGTACACGTGACGCAAATTTTCTTTATCTTTATGATTCCGATTGTGCTAAGCGTCCTGTTGGATTCCTATTTGCAGTCACGTCGCATTTTCGTTCCGTCGCAGTCTTCTAAATTAATTGCAACCTTTATGGCGATCGTATTTGCAATTTTATTCAGCCATACGTGGGGAATTGATGCTGTTGCATACGGTTTTGTAATCGGAACATTGATTGGTGTTGTAATTCAATTCCTTTATCTCGTAAAATCCGATTACAAATGGAAGCTAGAGTTTAATATGGATAAGGAGTTTAAAAAAGCGTTTGTTTTACTACTAATTCCATCGCTTCTAAACTCTGCAGTTGGACAAGTAAACTTTTTAGTGAACAAGTCGTTTGCAGCAGGTACGTTTGATGCAGCTGTTACGTACTTAAATAACGCATCCATGATCGTAAGTATTCCAACGGCTATTTATTCGACCACCATTGTGGCGATGATCTTTACACTGATGTCTGAGCAAACGCAGGACAAAAAAGCATTTGGTGATACGTTCTATCGTGGTATGGAAATGTCAACGGTCGCGCTATTACCGATTTCAATTGGACTTATCCTAGCGGGGGATTCCGTTATTTCTTTTATCTACGAGCGCGGAAAGTTTACAGCAGAAAATACGCACGGTACGTATATGGCACTCATTTGGTATACGCCAACAATCTTCTTCCAAGGAATGCAGCTGATTTTATCAAAATCAATGTATGCCAAAGGAAAAACATCAACCGTATTCCGAATCAGCGTCACAACGATTGTGCTGAACTTAGTACTGAACTGGCTGCTTGTTGATCGCTTCGGATATCTCGCATTAGCATTTGCAGCTTCCGCAGTATCCGTCTACTTCTTTGTCGTTTCAATGATTGTTGTGTACAAAGATTTAGGAAAAGACGAATTCAAGCGATTCATGCGCATGATGCCTAAGGTTCTCATTCCTGGTGCAATCATGGGGCTAGCCGTCGCAGCCGTTAAATATCTGCTTCCGATCGGCAACTTATATTCACTTATTCAACTATGTATCCTTGGCCTAGTTGGCGTAATCGTCTACGCGGTCGCACTAAAACTTATTAATCCAACGGCGTTTCATCGTTTGGTTGGATTATCGAAGAGAAGAAAGAAGTAA
- the crcB gene encoding fluoride efflux transporter CrcB has product MKVLFVGIGGIIGSLLRYYTGVFTHTWWGSELPLGTLLINLIGSFFLGWFTYRIIKRNVLHPAIATGIGTGVVGAFTTFSTFSVETVTLMKAHLWGFALLYVLVSAIGGLLMSWAGCKLGSQSADKMKGGLPS; this is encoded by the coding sequence ATGAAGGTTTTATTCGTTGGAATTGGCGGAATTATCGGGAGTTTGCTGCGCTATTATACGGGGGTTTTCACACATACATGGTGGGGAAGCGAATTACCACTTGGGACATTGCTAATTAATTTAATCGGAAGTTTCTTTTTAGGATGGTTTACATACCGCATTATTAAGCGAAACGTGCTTCATCCGGCGATTGCGACCGGAATTGGAACAGGAGTTGTAGGTGCATTTACAACATTTTCGACGTTCAGCGTTGAAACCGTTACGCTTATGAAAGCTCATCTATGGGGGTTTGCTCTTTTGTACGTATTAGTAAGTGCGATCGGTGGTTTACTTATGTCATGGGCTGGCTGCAAGCTTGGTAGTCAATCAGCGGATAAAATGAAGGGAGGTCTTCCTTCATGA
- the crcB gene encoding fluoride efflux transporter CrcB, which translates to MTVVWIGIGGFLGAICRFLLSGWFNKKSHIGFPYGTLFVNLLGSFLLGLITGMGVSSGTYSFFGIGFMGAFTTFSTFKLENIQLHDQKKATVSYWYLGSSYIGGLLLAFIGMWIGMK; encoded by the coding sequence ATGACCGTTGTATGGATTGGAATCGGGGGATTTTTAGGAGCGATTTGTCGCTTTCTACTTAGCGGATGGTTTAATAAAAAGTCGCATATAGGATTTCCATACGGAACGCTGTTCGTTAACCTGCTTGGCTCGTTTTTACTTGGGTTGATCACGGGTATGGGCGTTTCATCTGGCACGTACTCCTTTTTTGGAATCGGATTTATGGGAGCATTCACGACGTTTTCAACATTTAAATTAGAAAATATCCAACTTCACGACCAAAAGAAAGCAACCGTTTCGTACTGGTATTTGGGCAGTAGCTACATCGGTGGTCTTTTACTTGCTTTTATTGGAATGTGGATTGGGATGAAGTAG
- a CDS encoding DUF7660 family protein, translated as MELNESTEDVKSREDLIKFINHLRRDLQTNKAEWENITLEDYLEAMEAWVNDMEGFYLNTDQPVPKQPSWKTFADILYASSMYE; from the coding sequence ATGGAACTAAATGAGAGTACAGAGGACGTTAAGAGTCGAGAGGATTTAATCAAATTCATAAATCACTTAAGAAGAGATTTACAAACTAACAAAGCTGAGTGGGAGAATATAACCCTTGAAGATTATTTAGAAGCTATGGAAGCGTGGGTGAATGATATGGAAGGCTTTTATCTGAATACCGATCAACCAGTTCCCAAACAGCCTTCTTGGAAAACTTTTGCGGACATATTGTATGCTTCAAGTATGTACGAATGA
- a CDS encoding GNAT family N-acetyltransferase, whose translation MLFQNQGLTVRTLEEKDDILLAKWLSDPSVLEFYEGRDNPFDLNKVREVFYDENAEEVKCIVEYEGNEIGYIQYYPLEDEEKKEYGYCGQNVYGTDQFIGETTYWNKGMGTLLVTSMIEFLLVQQKADRIVMDPQTRNERAIHCYEKCGFKKVRLLPKQELHEGIYQDCWLMEYHKE comes from the coding sequence ATATTGTTTCAAAATCAGGGTTTAACAGTGAGAACATTAGAAGAGAAAGACGATATTCTGTTAGCAAAATGGCTATCAGATCCATCGGTTCTTGAGTTCTATGAAGGCAGAGACAATCCATTTGACTTAAACAAAGTCAGAGAGGTTTTTTATGATGAAAATGCTGAAGAAGTTAAATGCATTGTAGAGTATGAAGGCAATGAGATCGGCTACATTCAATACTATCCGTTAGAGGATGAAGAGAAAAAAGAGTATGGGTATTGCGGTCAAAATGTTTACGGCACAGATCAATTTATCGGAGAAACAACCTACTGGAATAAAGGAATGGGCACATTACTTGTTACATCAATGATTGAGTTTTTGCTCGTCCAACAAAAAGCAGACCGAATTGTGATGGACCCTCAAACAAGAAACGAAAGAGCCATTCATTGTTATGAAAAATGTGGATTTAAAAAAGTGAGGCTACTGCCCAAGCAAGAACTTCACGAGGGCATCTATCAAGATTGCTGGCTGATGGAGTACCACAAAGAATAG
- a CDS encoding MFS transporter: protein MKILSRSFKALWIGEIVSEFGGAAGGIINSLLLYELTESKEWMGALLLIYFIPSLVLQSISAPFLNDVAKEKVLPFIQLIRSFAYLIPFIIHFIGTDTGAILGLIVLQYLLGMVQPIYASLSFSLLPDICKENELIQANVLLDGTIRLMSFIAPGATSLLLLVSPLHVVYVMSSALFFLSFLSLTHLAPTKRLEKKIWTKKLWWSEMRTGYKLFFCYPTLFRLTFLSSLVQFAVGTTMVISVPFIRGELRGECWEYAVFSASFPIGYVIGIFLLTRLPKNAVTMYIGLIGGGLSFILLLFVHSVPLAWLCELVGGMLFPWFNAQSAAIFQREAPRDRLSQLSSVRLLLLRITMPMGILFASSTFLDLSVRHLYAAIGAVIVLPGIYYLCTSLFPFTSINASGKASTKD, encoded by the coding sequence ATGAAAATTCTCTCCCGTTCGTTTAAGGCACTATGGATCGGTGAAATTGTTTCGGAGTTTGGAGGTGCTGCTGGGGGAATTATTAATAGTTTATTACTTTATGAGCTTACTGAATCAAAGGAATGGATGGGAGCCCTACTGCTTATTTATTTTATTCCCTCCTTGGTTTTACAAAGCATTAGTGCCCCCTTTCTAAATGATGTTGCAAAAGAAAAAGTGCTGCCGTTCATTCAATTAATTCGCTCTTTTGCTTATCTGATCCCATTTATCATTCATTTTATCGGAACAGATACAGGAGCAATTTTAGGATTAATCGTTCTTCAGTATCTATTGGGAATGGTTCAACCTATTTATGCTAGTCTTTCATTTTCCTTATTGCCTGACATTTGTAAGGAAAACGAACTAATTCAAGCAAACGTGTTATTAGATGGAACAATTCGCCTAATGAGCTTTATAGCTCCAGGCGCCACCTCTCTTCTTTTACTAGTAAGTCCGTTGCATGTCGTGTACGTAATGTCATCTGCCCTGTTCTTTCTGAGCTTTCTTTCGCTTACTCACCTTGCTCCTACTAAGAGGCTAGAAAAAAAGATTTGGACGAAGAAGCTTTGGTGGAGTGAAATGAGAACAGGATATAAGCTCTTTTTTTGCTATCCTACACTATTTCGCTTAACTTTTTTATCGTCTCTTGTTCAATTTGCAGTTGGAACTACAATGGTCATTAGCGTACCGTTTATTAGAGGAGAATTAAGAGGTGAGTGTTGGGAATATGCGGTTTTTTCCGCCAGTTTTCCTATTGGCTATGTAATCGGGATTTTTTTACTTACCAGACTTCCAAAAAATGCTGTCACAATGTATATTGGTTTAATTGGTGGAGGTCTTTCGTTCATTTTATTACTATTTGTTCACTCCGTTCCCCTTGCATGGCTATGTGAATTAGTTGGAGGAATGTTGTTTCCTTGGTTCAATGCTCAAAGCGCTGCTATTTTTCAGCGTGAAGCGCCTCGAGATCGTTTAAGTCAGCTGAGCTCGGTCCGACTTCTCCTTCTTCGCATCACAATGCCAATGGGAATCTTATTTGCCTCTTCTACTTTTCTAGATCTATCCGTTCGTCATCTATATGCAGCGATTGGGGCTGTAATTGTCCTGCCAGGAATCTATTACTTGTGTACCTCCCTCTTTCCGTTTACTTCTATTAACGCTAGCGGAAAGGCTTCTACCAAAGATTGA
- a CDS encoding ArsR/SmtB family transcription factor, which yields MKQIYSPHPTETVSVYVESSPIWEVILGISGYTHQQLRHTFDLDDEWTLQKNTMSPTLLAHLQTITDTNFWYGLIMVQNKITAACIQDFSNALRNMSDESLYESLLPYKDRACEPIRQRIYSPHLNKKLLEEYAIYFEDHEYLSSYIHCLASYPAEEIRTLFIEVVEEWYQWVSRQKEWKKWSQALAFQQKQHSELNATDPTKEIERITDGMVYVPEPSVWTIKLIPHISYRPWILHQRTNDTKLIFYPIDEQYLMEPGIPSNELIRGHKALGDELRLKILYQLMKGSQSLQELSIQFNISKTTLHHQLSLLKAAKFISADKGIYSVRHSHIDDFSERLTQYLGTIK from the coding sequence ATGAAGCAAATTTATTCACCACACCCTACTGAAACGGTTTCGGTTTATGTGGAGTCTTCGCCAATCTGGGAAGTCATTCTTGGGATCTCAGGTTACACTCATCAACAGCTTCGCCATACGTTTGATTTGGATGACGAATGGACGCTACAGAAAAACACCATGTCCCCAACACTGTTAGCTCACTTACAAACGATAACGGACACAAACTTCTGGTATGGACTTATCATGGTTCAAAATAAGATTACTGCTGCTTGCATTCAAGATTTTTCGAATGCTCTCAGAAATATGTCAGATGAATCGTTGTATGAATCGCTTCTTCCCTACAAGGATCGAGCTTGCGAACCAATAAGACAACGCATTTATTCTCCTCACTTAAATAAGAAGCTGCTCGAGGAGTATGCCATCTATTTTGAGGATCATGAGTATTTATCAAGCTATATCCATTGTCTCGCATCGTATCCTGCTGAAGAAATTCGCACCCTATTTATTGAGGTTGTGGAGGAATGGTATCAGTGGGTTAGTCGGCAAAAAGAATGGAAAAAATGGAGCCAAGCGCTGGCATTTCAGCAAAAACAGCACTCCGAACTTAATGCTACTGATCCTACTAAAGAGATTGAGCGCATCACAGACGGAATGGTCTACGTACCTGAGCCATCCGTTTGGACCATTAAATTAATTCCCCACATTTCCTATCGACCTTGGATTCTGCATCAACGCACAAATGATACAAAGCTTATTTTTTATCCCATTGATGAACAATATTTGATGGAGCCAGGAATACCTTCAAATGAACTAATTCGAGGACATAAAGCGCTAGGCGACGAGCTTCGGTTAAAAATACTTTATCAGCTTATGAAAGGATCGCAGTCACTTCAAGAGTTAAGCATACAGTTCAACATATCCAAAACCACTCTGCATCATCAGCTCTCTCTTTTAAAAGCGGCGAAATTCATTTCGGCTGACAAGGGGATCTATTCCGTTCGCCATTCGCATATTGATGATTTTTCTGAACGTCTTACACAGTATCTTGGCACAATAAAATGA
- the pdxT gene encoding pyridoxal 5'-phosphate synthase glutaminase subunit PdxT, with protein sequence MKTIGILGLQGAVAEHVRQVEALGLNAVVVKKAAQLQDVDGLILPGGESTTMRKLIDRYEFFDALKAFHEAKKPIFGTCAGMVLVANELVDSEAAHLQIMDVTVKRNAFGRQIASFEANLDIDGLNEPFKAVFIRAPYIERAGENVDVLATYDGKIVAAKQGNVLASAFHPELTNDTRFLKLFVDMVKEDSLTEYVG encoded by the coding sequence ATGAAAACAATCGGGATTTTAGGTCTTCAAGGAGCCGTTGCAGAGCACGTAAGACAAGTAGAAGCCCTAGGATTAAATGCGGTTGTCGTCAAAAAAGCGGCACAGCTTCAAGATGTTGATGGCTTAATCCTTCCGGGTGGCGAAAGCACAACGATGAGAAAGCTCATTGATCGCTATGAATTTTTTGATGCCCTAAAAGCATTTCATGAAGCGAAAAAACCAATCTTCGGTACGTGCGCTGGTATGGTGCTTGTAGCAAATGAATTGGTTGATTCAGAAGCTGCTCACCTTCAAATAATGGATGTAACGGTCAAACGTAATGCTTTTGGTCGCCAAATCGCAAGCTTTGAAGCGAATCTTGATATTGACGGACTCAACGAACCGTTTAAAGCCGTTTTTATCCGAGCGCCTTATATTGAACGTGCTGGCGAAAATGTGGACGTTTTAGCGACATACGATGGAAAAATCGTTGCAGCAAAGCAAGGAAACGTTCTTGCCTCTGCGTTTCATCCTGAGCTCACAAACGACACGCGCTTTTTGAAGCTGTTTGTAGACATGGTGAAAGAAGATAGTTTAACTGAATATGTGGGTTAA
- the pdxS gene encoding pyridoxal 5'-phosphate synthase lyase subunit PdxS has protein sequence MERLVGTETVKRGMAHMQKGGVIMDVVNAEQARIAEATGAVAVMALERVPSDIRAAGGVARMADPRIVEEVMNAVSIPVMAKGRIGHIVEARVLESMGVDYIDESEVLTPADEEYHLLKSDFTVPFVCGCRDLGEAARRIGEGAAMLRTKGEPGTGNIVEAVRHMRKVNAQVRRVSVMNDDELMTEAKILGAPFEILKQIKELGKLPVVNFAAGGIATPADAALMMELGADGVFVGSGIFKSENPEKFASAIVQATTYYTDYELIGKLSKELGAAMKGLDISKLSLEERMQERGW, from the coding sequence GTGGAAAGATTAGTAGGAACTGAAACTGTAAAACGTGGAATGGCTCATATGCAAAAAGGCGGCGTCATTATGGACGTTGTAAACGCAGAACAAGCAAGAATTGCAGAAGCAACAGGTGCAGTTGCCGTTATGGCATTAGAGCGAGTTCCTTCAGATATCCGCGCTGCTGGCGGTGTAGCAAGAATGGCTGACCCTCGCATCGTTGAAGAAGTCATGAATGCTGTATCAATCCCTGTTATGGCAAAAGGTCGTATCGGTCACATCGTGGAAGCGCGTGTCCTTGAATCGATGGGCGTTGACTATATTGATGAAAGTGAAGTATTAACACCAGCTGACGAAGAGTACCACTTATTAAAAAGTGATTTCACCGTTCCGTTTGTATGCGGATGTCGTGATCTTGGTGAAGCAGCTCGTCGTATTGGCGAAGGTGCGGCAATGCTTCGCACAAAAGGTGAACCAGGAACAGGAAATATCGTGGAAGCCGTTCGCCACATGCGTAAAGTAAACGCACAGGTGCGCAGAGTATCTGTTATGAACGACGATGAGCTGATGACGGAAGCTAAAATCTTAGGCGCTCCGTTTGAGATCTTAAAGCAAATTAAAGAATTAGGAAAGCTCCCAGTCGTGAACTTTGCGGCGGGCGGTATCGCAACTCCTGCTGATGCAGCGCTTATGATGGAACTTGGTGCTGACGGAGTATTCGTTGGTTCAGGGATCTTCAAATCCGAAAACCCTGAGAAATTTGCAAGTGCAATCGTTCAAGCAACGACTTACTATACAGATTACGAGCTAATCGGAAAACTTTCCAAAGAGCTTGGTGCAGCAATGAAAGGATTAGACATTTCAAAGCTTTCTCTTGAAGAAAGAATGCAGGAGCGTGGCTGGTAA
- a CDS encoding PLP-dependent aminotransferase family protein gives MEMLSCHLDKESTIPLYEQLYLHIKKEIIEGRIEYGSKLPSKRKLADFLKISQNTVETAYEQLEAEGYIEAYPRRGYFVLAHEDLEYMETSHEPHQEPILAKKEMIYKFHPSAIDTENFPFSTWRKHAKNTIDKANHSLLLLGDSQGEFELRTEIAHYLYHARGVQCQPEQIVVGAGIEILLQQLLLLLDEKSIYGVEDPGYHLILRILNNMKKEVYPLEVDEEGIDVESIQEKKMDVVYVAPSNQFPYGTILSVNRRTKLLNWASAEKNRYIIEDDYDSEFRYSGKAIPSLQSMDAGEKVIYLGTFSKSLMPSIRISYMVLPRLLLEQYKEKLSFYHSCSVSRMDQHILTQFLKEGDFERHLNRMRKIYRRKLEKVVDLLKRHQDYISIIGEQSGLHIVLVVKNGMSEEELVQRAAEAKLKIYPMSDYSIEKKELSPPKIILGFAGIPEEQLEEAIHLLLDCWGF, from the coding sequence ATGGAAATGTTATCATGTCATTTGGATAAAGAAAGCACAATACCACTATATGAACAGCTATATTTACATATAAAAAAAGAAATTATTGAAGGGCGTATCGAATACGGAAGCAAACTACCTTCTAAACGTAAACTAGCTGACTTTTTAAAAATTAGTCAAAACACCGTTGAAACGGCCTATGAGCAGCTAGAAGCAGAAGGGTACATTGAAGCTTATCCGCGTCGAGGGTATTTTGTACTCGCTCATGAGGATTTGGAATACATGGAAACGAGTCATGAACCTCACCAAGAACCCATATTAGCGAAAAAAGAGATGATCTATAAATTTCATCCGAGTGCCATTGATACGGAAAATTTTCCGTTTTCTACGTGGAGAAAGCATGCGAAAAATACGATTGATAAGGCCAACCACAGCCTCTTGTTGCTAGGTGATTCGCAAGGTGAGTTCGAGTTGCGAACAGAAATTGCCCATTACCTGTATCATGCACGAGGCGTACAGTGCCAGCCAGAGCAAATTGTCGTAGGCGCTGGAATTGAAATTCTCCTGCAGCAGCTACTTCTTCTTTTAGATGAAAAATCCATCTATGGTGTTGAAGATCCGGGCTATCACTTAATTCTACGAATCTTGAATAATATGAAAAAGGAAGTGTATCCACTTGAGGTAGATGAAGAGGGAATTGATGTAGAGAGCATTCAAGAAAAGAAAATGGACGTTGTGTATGTGGCGCCGTCAAATCAATTTCCGTACGGAACCATTTTATCGGTCAACCGCCGTACAAAGCTACTAAACTGGGCTTCTGCGGAGAAAAATCGCTATATTATTGAAGATGATTACGATAGTGAATTTCGCTACAGTGGCAAAGCCATTCCGTCCCTTCAAAGTATGGATGCGGGTGAAAAAGTGATTTATCTCGGCACGTTTTCCAAGTCTCTTATGCCGTCTATTCGTATCAGCTATATGGTGTTACCAAGGCTCTTACTTGAGCAATACAAGGAGAAGCTCTCTTTTTATCATTCTTGCTCGGTTTCTCGAATGGATCAGCATATTTTGACGCAGTTTTTAAAGGAAGGGGATTTTGAACGTCACCTAAACCGGATGCGAAAGATTTATCGTCGGAAGCTTGAAAAGGTGGTTGATCTCTTAAAGCGTCATCAAGATTACATTTCGATTATCGGGGAACAATCGGGTCTTCATATTGTACTTGTCGTAAAAAATGGAATGAGTGAGGAGGAACTGGTTCAGCGGGCAGCAGAAGCAAAGCTGAAAATCTATCCAATGTCGGATTATTCGATTGAAAAAAAGGAGCTTTCACCACCAAAAATCATTCTTGGATTCGCGGGAATTCCAGAAGAGCAGCTAGAAGAAGCTATACATCTACTTTTAGATTGTTGGGGATTTTAA
- a CDS encoding helix-turn-helix domain-containing protein has protein sequence MDTKAIGERIRQMRLAQDMKQKDLAEGIVTRGYISQIEKGNAKPSIEILKSIADKLEVSLAFLLEESPEEQNDRDHSDLKKKHLFFNHSEYLLDNRKFSEFEKLLPELEEDSDDFQFKSLSEYLLGRYYWETKRFNHAKQYLEKSIGDSLPINFDVRAKALNLQGKVMFKLGKYQGALQCFNNALQLTRQVVNDPVLQIDILLNLGVFHCHLEEITSSITYLLKAEQLCKSKDIFYRSGEIHMTLGVCYRKTNNFSEAKIQYNKALYFFEQTDNQLLKAGILLNLGILSNQTKEYKGALKYIEDALVVYENHFEEDLALNAKLELAETLFHMDKLNDCESLCKELLKYEVDHIFKAQLYILLGKVITKNVGLESALSYFKKAETICQETLLFNKLHTLYHVMGNAYFSKENYELAAKYYKKSLNNKE, from the coding sequence ATGGACACTAAAGCTATTGGTGAAAGAATTAGACAGATGAGGCTTGCCCAAGACATGAAGCAAAAGGATTTGGCAGAGGGCATCGTTACAAGAGGTTACATAAGTCAAATTGAAAAAGGAAATGCTAAACCCTCAATCGAAATACTTAAAAGCATTGCCGATAAGTTAGAGGTTTCTCTGGCCTTTTTATTAGAAGAATCTCCAGAAGAACAAAACGATAGAGATCATAGTGATCTAAAAAAGAAACACTTATTTTTTAATCATTCAGAATATTTGCTAGATAATAGAAAGTTTAGTGAATTTGAAAAATTATTACCTGAACTGGAAGAAGACAGCGATGATTTTCAATTCAAATCATTAAGCGAATATTTACTTGGAAGGTACTACTGGGAAACAAAGCGATTCAATCATGCAAAACAATATTTAGAGAAATCCATTGGTGATTCACTACCAATTAATTTTGACGTTCGGGCGAAGGCACTGAATCTTCAAGGAAAAGTAATGTTTAAGCTAGGAAAATATCAAGGTGCATTACAATGTTTTAACAATGCCCTACAGTTAACTAGACAGGTGGTTAATGACCCTGTTTTACAAATCGATATTCTGTTAAATTTAGGAGTATTTCATTGTCATTTAGAAGAAATCACCTCTTCCATTACTTATTTACTGAAAGCTGAGCAACTTTGCAAATCCAAAGATATATTTTATCGATCTGGAGAAATTCATATGACGTTGGGAGTTTGTTATCGCAAAACCAATAATTTCTCAGAGGCTAAAATTCAATACAATAAAGCCTTATACTTTTTTGAACAAACGGACAATCAACTTCTTAAGGCTGGTATCTTGCTTAATTTAGGAATTTTATCTAATCAAACAAAAGAATATAAGGGAGCATTAAAATATATTGAGGATGCACTAGTTGTTTATGAAAACCATTTTGAAGAAGACTTAGCATTAAATGCAAAATTAGAATTGGCAGAAACCTTATTTCACATGGATAAACTTAATGATTGCGAATCCTTATGCAAAGAATTGTTAAAATATGAGGTGGACCATATTTTCAAAGCGCAGCTGTATATTCTATTAGGGAAAGTAATTACAAAAAATGTTGGATTAGAAAGTGCATTATCTTATTTTAAGAAGGCAGAAACTATTTGTCAGGAAACATTGTTATTTAATAAGTTACACACTCTTTATCATGTAATGGGAAATGCATATTTTTCAAAAGAAAATTACGAGTTAGCCGCTAAATATTATAAAAAATCCTTAAATAATAAAGAATAA